A segment of the Lycium ferocissimum isolate CSIRO_LF1 chromosome 10, AGI_CSIRO_Lferr_CH_V1, whole genome shotgun sequence genome:
TTAGACTTAAGATGCTGTTCAGCAACCACCTGTAATAACCAAAACAGTGAAAAATGTCAGATGAAGTTCAATATGACAAGAAATGGCAAAATACAATGAATGCTCCTGTtacattttgaaaaataaggcaAAAAGTCAATAAAAacgaagaaaataatttaaaacccTCAACTATCAAGAACTCACACAATTAAATCAAACCCTTCATTAAAATTTGCTCCTTTTTCCAAATCTAGGAAATTGATTGTTCCACACACCCATTTAAGAAACTGATTTTTTAATGTCATGTTTAGTTACATGTAACTCTCAACATGACAATTTAGCTAACTACACTGTCTATATTCCCATCCTAGTATGACCAAAAAAAAGACAGAAACAAAAAAGTAACAGATCCAAAAACCAACTAAAAAagaatatcatatatatatattatagtcaataaaaataaagatttgTTATAACAATCATAATTAGTGGTCCCAGTTTTACAAGGCTCCGATTTGACTCAGAGCTCAAATATGCTCTCTCTAAATTTGTGAGTGCATCATGGTCACTGTGGTTGGGGGTGGGCATGCtacggtatttgaaacttcAGTATGGTAATTTCGATTTTtgatttctaaaaatactatatcattaccataccaaattaattcggtatggtttggtattttgaaattcggtttcggtattttacGATACGGTAAATCGATAAGCAAAGTTTGTTCGACTTTAACGAACATATAATCATATTGTAGAGAATTACTTCGCCTACTCAAGAAACGTCTTAATTATATCGTACTAACACCTCACATatgaaaaattcaaaagaaattacaaACAATTCCCTTCGTAAATCAATTATACAACAAAAACATTTCAATCAAGAAAGAATAGTCAAAATTCAAACGtctaaacaattaattttgtgCTAATActaatttaaatatttgttagtattataatatatattaatatataagaattgtatatgtaattatatacttcggtatggtattcgatatttcagtattttctttataaataaCAAATACCATACCGAataccaatttttttaaaaatacataccTAATACCAgtaccaaataccataataccaaaatcgtgatataaaaaatttcaatttcgaTATGATAATCGGTATGTGTCACACCATTGCCCACCCCTAACCGTGGCACTGTGCCTGCTTAGACTTAAGATTATACTTAATAATTTGGAGTTCTCAAATTTCTCGATCAAAATTGCATGCGCATTAAAAATCCAAAGATAGGTGTTCTATAGGGGCTCCACCTATGAGATTGTactgaatatgttgttgttgttgtaggtgTTTTATGAGGGCAATTTGAGCGAttgcccttattcgggggtggtctttaatttttgcacctcaaattactggtctttaatatttgtctTTCGCATAAAATTTTTGAGTTTCGGGTTTGAACCCTCGCTTAGTAAAAAATTTGCAAGATAGAGTTTAAAATCTACCTTAgggcagagtttcaaactttACTTTAAGACAGAATTTGCCTCAAACTTTACCTTATCAGACAGAGTTTGACTGCAGACTTTATCTTATCAGACAGAGTTTGACTGCAACCTGTActtaagacagagttttgccttcaggcataagacaaaactctaccttaagataaaggtttgcattaaggcaattttttttttttttgtttactcaGCTAGAATTTTGCaagactttgccttaaggcctaattttttctacgaaattctgccttgccaattttttttttgactgagccaAAATTCGTACCCCGAACCTCAAAATATTAggcgaagagcaaaaattaaataccagcaatttgagggacaaaaattaaagaccatgcctctgaaggacaatccgcgcaaaaaaatgattccatAGTGGGCAAGAAATCCCTTTCTATGGGGCCTATGATAGGGAAAATAAAGAGAGGAAAAATCATATAAATGTGGAATGCAAAATAAAGGACCATTGAGCATTTGCCCCATTTTAGCATGTCGGTAGAACTAGAGGTGGCAATTTGAGCcaatatttagaaaattagccCATTTTATCCACATGTTAGTGAGTTGGGTCACTCATATTCAAAGGGAAATATGAAACAAGCTCTCTCtttaacccataaaaatatgGGCAAATATGGGTAAAATATGGGTATCCATATAAGAACACACTAGACGCAATaacaacttattttgaaaattagaattttttttttcttacttcccACCCCAACCCTtaccccaccacccaccacccaccccgcCATGCCCCCCCCACcctacacttttttttttatttcatatattttatttttcttttataaagaGCTTATAAACAAggagaaatttttttcttacctcCCCCCCAACCCTTACCCCACCACCCACTCCGCCatgccccccacccccaaacactttttttttttaaaatttcatatactttattttcttttataaaaaagcttataaaaaaggagaattttttttcttatctctCACTCCGatccctacccccacccccaccatacccccccccccccccccccccccccccaaaaaaaattcaatttcatatattttatctttataaagttttataaaaaatagaaaaaaaaaattcttacccccaCCCCTCTCCAACCCCTCCCCcaccaaaaaaatcaatttcaaatattttacttttataaaagttttataaaaaatgaaaaaaaaaaaaaaattcttacccccGCTCACCCCCATCCATgacccctcccccacccccacgTTTATAATTTCCCTATATATTAttctataaaaaaattataaataatggAAAGGAATTTCGGTCTCCCACCCCACCCCAtcccctacccccaccccccccccccccccccaaaaaaaaatcaattttatatattttacttttataaaaaaattataaaaaatgaaaaaaaaaaaatcttacccccaccccaccccactccTCACCCctgaaatttatataaaaaaattaatttaacttgacaaaagaaaaaaattataaacatacACTTGTATAATATGGGTTAACCCATAACCAACCCAGCCATCTATCACCCAACCCATATTTACCCACATAAAATATGGGTGGTTTGAAACCCAACCCATTTTTGTTCAAACCATTTTCaaccaaaccaaatccaacCAAACCCACCCATTTGCCACCTCTAGGTAAAACAAACGGACAATGACTACTTTGGAAGAAAGCATGCGAAAGAAAGCAAATGCCAAATATCTACTATGAGAGACCATTTAGCGTTTGCCCCATTTTATAGCAATTTCATCATTGGAAAGCTTTTGTCGGAAAATCTATTTCGAGGCATTTTTTCTaacccgattttttttttttttttaaagattttcttaaccatatatatttcttttgtaACTTTTCAATTGAGTTAGATTTTTAGTTGAATTATCAAATTATCAAGAATAAATTTCAAATGCAATGAATaaactgcatatatatatatatatatatatatatatatatatatatatattcagacTCATTGAAATAGTTTTTACATTCCTTATTTAGTGGTAGTTTGTCTATCCTGTGAAAGGTGTGCTCAAACTGCTTAAGACGATTCTGTGAAAGGTGTGCTCAAACTGCTTAAGACGTGTGTAAAAACCGGTTTAACCGATAAATCGAATcaataaaaatgttattggTTTATCATTATCGGGTTATTAGGTTAATGGTTTGTAAACGgttttgtattttctttttatcgGGTTACCGGTTCGGTTTTCGATTTTAAGGATTTAGTTAATGGTTAAACCGATAACCCAATAAGCTTAtataacaattattttttttatccctAATTATAATAGTGACTTTAAATTCTAATTATTTAAGACAAGTTTGTTTTAGCAAATAGCAATAATGTATTTGAATTTGCTTCTACAACATCCAAGTTTGCTACTTAATATGAAAGACAAGAAGTTTGTTAAAGCAAATAGCAATAACGTTTTTGAATTTGCTTCTACAACATTCAAGTTTGCTACTTAAATGTGAAAGAAAAGGAAGTTTATTTTAGCAAATAGCAATAATGTATTTGAATTTGCTTCTGCTTATAATTTGTGTAGACTCTTAATCTTTTATGTATGAAGGCagtgtatatatgaacaaatgaaaacaagagatagcaaaaaaaaaaaaaaaaaaaaaaaaaaaattagaggggCATTTTCTTATTGGTTAAATTGAAAACCGAACCGTGAAGGACCAAAAACCGATAAACTGGAACCAATAACGAATATCTTATTGATTTGGTTAAAAACCGAACCGATAATACACAAAATTGAATTGACCTGACAGATAAGCACCCCTAGTTTAGATTATACTCCCCCAtcccaaaaaaattgtcttagtTGCTATTTGAACAGTCAAAGGatattttcttttatcataattttatcaaatactttctaaatattttgaattgttaactaTTGTGAGTACTTTTTATGCAGTTTCTAAATGTGTATTTTTTATTtcgaaaataaaaataaaaattctatGTCTGAATTCACATCGAATATTAGTTAGTTTGACCCCTCCTAATCTGAAtcaagacaatctttttgggataggGGGACAATAATTTGGAGTTCTCAAATTTATTAATCAAAATTTTATGCGCattaaaaatccaaaaaatagGTGTTCTATGGGAGCAAGAAATCCCGTGCTATGGGGCCAATATGAATTATGTTAGTCGGTAATCCTTAAATTGAAAAGATCAACAATTTATTCTTATAAATAAGATCTCCTTGTAAACAATATTGGTCACACGTCTAATAAAATTCTTCGACTTTCATTAACCATGCAGTCCACAAGTTTCTCCCTATTCACCGTTCAATCTAATGTATGGACGTCACCTCGCCCTACAACCACCATAACCCGTCGCAAAACCACCTCATTGCGAAGGTTATCGCTGGTCTTCGGGATGGCTCCATCACGCCACCaggtaggggtgtcaaatgagCAGGTTAGGCTGAATTTGGGTGGGATAAAATAGGCTGAGTTAATAAATAGGCTGGTCACTTGGGCTGAAATAGGCTAAAATGTGGGTCATAACCCAATCCGcccaattcttactaagttttaattgctttatattttattagtacaaagatttttcttgaaaatattttaacgAGATTTCTCACGAGTTAATTTGGGCTATATATCAGCCCAATTTTTGATGGGCTGAGCTAATAAATGGGCAAAAAATTGCGTGGATTGGCCTTCATACAGAccgatctttaatttttgtccctcaatttgttggtctttaatttttggccctacttctcatttaatgaaaatttgtgggctAAAGTACCATTTTCGCACTAGAGATTTGGGTTCTATCCCTAGCAGAGTCGAAAACAATAATTTCACAAGATATAGGTTATGAACATATGCCAATTCGGACTAAGTTACACAGAACCTATGCTAAATCTGGCAAAGGTTCGTGGAAATGAAGTTCTGCCTTAATTTCGCAATTATGCCTATAGGCATAGGTTCGATGTAGTTTCATAGAAACCTTTGCCGTGTCCgacatagtttctatgtaactacACAGCGATAGGCATAGTTTCATatgaacttatgccttgcgatttttatttttattttactgagtaggagttcgaacccaaaacctcgagGTATTTTCggtcatttttttaaacgaagggcaaaaattaaagaccaacaatttgaggggcagacaatcgtgcaaattgcccataaATAGGCGGTCAATAACCCATCCAAACTTGGACGGATTGAACGGGTTATGTTTTCATGAGCTAATTTTGTCACCTCTACCACCAGGTCACTCACTCAATGCCACCAGAAAAATTGGAAGTCTTCAAGTCTTTAGAACCTTGGGTTTCCGAAAGCGTCCTCCATCTCCGAAAGCCCGTAGAGAACTGTTGGCAGCCCAATGAGTTTCTCCCTGACCCTTCTCAAGGGTCCGATGGATTCATGGAAGAGGTTCGGGCCCTAAGACAACGAGTTTTAGGGCTTCCCGACGAGTACTTTGTGATGCTTGTGGGTAATATGCTAGGTGAGGATTCTTTGCCCTCATTTCTCACCATGATTAATACATGGGATGGAGTACGTGATGAGACTGGATCTAGCCCATGTCCATGGGCAATTTGGTCTCGAGCGTGGGCAGCTGAGGAAAACCGACATGGAGATTTGCTACGGACTTACCTTTATCTCTCGGGGAGAGTTGATATGTTGATGATTGAGAAGACAGTTCAATATCAAATGGGAGCTGGAATGGTAAATGTTCTTCTTAACATATATTATAAAGTTATGGATTTGTTGGGTTAACTACTCTGAACATCACTGTTATGGATATACCCCTTgttattatgaaaaaaaaaaaaatcctgcaCTTACACCTATGATGTtacttccaaaaaaaaaaaaaatattgtccaCTTACCgtttttttttagataaaaaaagtgttcacttattaaattaagaaacaattaaccttatctttCCAGATTTGCCCATATTAattgttatgtgatcaaattccaatgcctatttaattaggagtaGTCTAGTCAATTTAcacctttttttcttggagtgagtagtttcttaaggggtgtgcaaatggctaagtgaacccttttttttttatccggaggtaGTACTAATTAACACGGTCACGCTTCCCGCGGTAATAGACATCAACATAACAACAAAACGATCTTTTGTCAATATAATCGACATACTATGATAAATTAGTCATATTTTAATACATTTAGCTGCGTATATACATTATATAGGGGGTGTAAATATAGAATTTTAATAGCGCTGGAGATGTaagtgtttgattttaaaatataaggaTTCTATCCGTAACTTAGTCATAGTATATGGGTGTTTAGTttaaatagtagaataatagtGTTTAGTAATTATTTTACAGCGTTAGGTAAAAATGACTTACAACATGAGAGGTAACTTAAAAATgcattaaatatttaatttattgaATTACTtgtacttttttaaaataaaatttggggGTAAGAGGAGGGAAATGGAGAAAATTACAAGGTGAGAAATCGAACTCTCACCTTAATTAAATAGTAttatttaatactccctccaatcACTTTTTCTTATCCACAATGGACTACCTATTctctttataaaataataaatgaagtgcatattttactataataccCGTATAAATTGGTCTAAGTTTCAACGGACTTGGGaaaagtaacaacaacaacaaacccagtgtAATACCACGAGTGGGGTATGGGGAGGGTAGTGTGACTGCAGAACGTTACCCCTAACTTGAGAAAGCAGATAaattgtttctgatagaccctcggctccaaattttcacttttgaaaagtaaaagtaaaaatttatttttagtatagtggacaagtaaaagtgaacggaaggATTATAGTTTTTTGGTTATATAAAACTCACTTATCTAAATAGTGAAAACAATTAATACCTTCTTGATTATGTGAAACACCACCACATGCCGAGCTAGAAGCCTGGATGCAGGTTCGGTCGATCCCAGTAGCTTTTGCTCAAATATAGTATTGCGTTAAGAAATTCATTAAGTATGTATCAATATATTTAGAACCCGGTTATTACCACTTTAAGTAGTTATTCAAAAATCTAGAACTtataaatttgaaattataaCCCCGCCTCTGAacaacttattttgaaccaaatgaaaaggtaaaaatatcacttaatatgtACTTATAAGGAACTGGTATTTTTGTGTAAGCTTTGAAAACGGGATGTTATAGTTGCCTATTGCAATTTAAGGTTTGTTagtaataaaattgaaaaatgattAGTTTATAAATGATCAATATAAAAGTTTAAAAGAATAataattatctcttgatttgctcaagtgaacaagtaaaaat
Coding sequences within it:
- the LOC132032618 gene encoding stearoyl-[acyl-carrier-protein] 9-desaturase 1, chloroplastic-like is translated as MQSTSFSLFTVQSNVWTSPRPTTTITRRKTTSLRRLSLVFGMAPSRHQVTHSMPPEKLEVFKSLEPWVSESVLHLRKPVENCWQPNEFLPDPSQGSDGFMEEVRALRQRVLGLPDEYFVMLVGNMLGEDSLPSFLTMINTWDGVRDETGSSPCPWAIWSRAWAAEENRHGDLLRTYLYLSGRVDMLMIEKTVQYQMGAGMDNGTENNPYLGFVYTSFQERATFSAHGNMARLAKEGGDPVLARICGTIAADEKRHENAYTRIVEKLLEVDPNAAMLAIANMMKKRIIMPQHLMYDGQDSNIYEHYSAVSQKLGVYTSRDYAENVEFFIARWNLETLEGLTGEARRAQDFVCGIPLKVRKLENRAKKSEPRQVKFSWIFNKEVSV